The proteins below come from a single Metarhizium brunneum chromosome 1, complete sequence genomic window:
- the ITP1_0 gene encoding Itaconate transport protein: MTDSNTKRQSTLRQQEARPFSNGNTSSDIENQLAAAQKNDGPPYSVFTPWQKRAIVLGAAVTAFFSPLTAQIYLPALTQLSRDLGVTNTQINLTITTYMIFQGITPMFIGSLADSGGRRPAYVVCFIIYVAANIGLALAPGYSALLGLRCLQSAGSSSTVALCTAVVADVVTSAERGQYVGFTVIPTVLAPSLGPIIGGLLSQYLGWRAIFWFLAIFSGITLVLIIFFFPETCRRIVGDGSLTPPPMYRSVWQSLHLRREKKARRRNALSKSTSNSSSASKSGNRFKFKPPNVLGSLFLLFERETGLLLWTSSIVFAGFYCIATAMPSLFSKRYGYNEVQVGLMYLPLALGSIGAASIVGPSINWNFKRHCIRSGIPYDQSRQNDLSNFPIEQARLEIGLPLLCLGAVSIIGWGWAMHAATHVAVPCVISFFLGIGMIGYNNTTNILLVDVHPGRAGTATAANNLTRCLVGAGASAAIIPMIDAIGAGPAFTLIGGLYFVGIILLLLILQFGMKWRAEAKEKTQTSKLKTKERHQQGLLVVDEPRPAEDTRNRDLRNA, encoded by the coding sequence ATGACCGACTCAAATACAAAAAGACAATCGACGCTCCGGCAGCAAGAAGCACGGCCTTTCTCGAACGGTAACACGAGTAGCGACATTGAAAACCAGCTTGCTGCCGCTCAAAAAAATGACGGGCCACCCTACTCAGTTTTCACTCCATGGCAAAAACGAGCCATTGTCCTTGGGGCCGCAGTCACTGCGTTCTTCTCGCCTCTTACTGCACAGATATActtgccggccttgacgcAACTGTCGAGGGACCTGGGTGTGACAAACACGCAGATCAATCTAACCATTACAACGTATATGATATTTCAAGGCATAACGCCCATGTTCATTGGATCGCTGGCTGATAGTGGAGGTCGACGACCAGCCTACGTTGTATGCTTCATTATTTATGTTGCCGCAAACATTGGCCTGGCTCTTGCCCCTGGGTATAGTGCATTGCTGGGGTTGAGATGCCTTCAGTCAGCTGGGTCAAGTAGCACGGTGGCACTCTGTACTGCAGTGGTCGCTGATGTAGTTACAAGTGCCGAGAGAGGACAGTATGTCGGATTCACGGTGATTCCGACCGTGTTGGCCCCCTCACTAGGACCAATTATTGGTGGCCTCCTTTCTCAGTATCTCGGCTGGAGAGCAATATTCTGGTTTCTGGCGATTTTCTCTGGCATAACCCTGGTTCTcattattttcttttttccagAGACTTGCCGCCGGATCGTGGGCGATGGTTCTCTAACTCCACCTCCAATGTACCGGTCCGTATGGCAGTCCCTACACCTTCGGCGCGAAAAGAAGGCGAGACGACGAAACGCACTGTCAAAGTCGACATCAAATTcaagcagcgccagcaaGTCGGGGAATAGATTCAAGTTCAAACCACCAAATGTTCTGGGCTCGCTGTTTCTTCTCTTCGAGAGGGAGACCGGGTTGCTGCTTTGGACCAGCAGTATTGTATTCGCTGGTTTCTATTGCATAGCAACGGCAATGCCTAGTCTCTTTTCGAAGCGTTATGGATACAACGAGGTACAGGTTGGTCTGATGTATCTTCCGTTGGCGCTTGGTTCCATTGGTGCTGCCAGTATTGTCGGTCCGTCCATCAACTGGAACTTCAAACGACATTGCATCCGATCCGGAATCCCCTACGATCAAAGTCGACAAAACGACCTGTCCAACTTCCCGATTGAGCAAGCACGTCTGGAAATTGGCCTCCCACTGTTGTGCCTTGGTGCGGTGAGCATAATAGGCTGGGGATGGGCGATGCATGCCGCCACTCATGTTGCTGTACCGTGTGTGATCAGCTTCTTTCTGGGAATTGGGATGATTGGCTATAACAATACGACAAACATACTTCTTGTCGATGTCCACCCAGGTCGGGCCGGAACTGCCACTGCTGCCAACAACCTCACTCGATGCTTAGTTGGAGCGGGAGCAAGCGCTGCGATTATCCCCATGATTGACGCCATTGGGGCTGGCCCAGCTTTTACTCTTATCGGGGGGCTCTATTTCGTTGGTATCATTCTGCTCTTGCTCATTCTTCAATTTGGCATGAAATGGAGAGcggaggccaaggagaagactCAGACGAGCAAGCTGAAGACAAAAGAAAGGCATCAACAAGGGCTCCTGGTAGTTGATGAACCGCGACCAGCGGAGGATACCAGAAACCGAGATTTGAGAAACGCATAG